DNA sequence from the Leopardus geoffroyi isolate Oge1 chromosome A3, O.geoffroyi_Oge1_pat1.0, whole genome shotgun sequence genome:
ttcctttattatcctctTGATGTCCCTAGGATCAATAGTGGTGGTCCCTCTTAaatttctgatattggtaatttgtatcttctttctttttgttcttggttAGGTTGGCTAGAGATCTGTTTacttttaccttttcaaagaacaattTGTGGggttcattgattttctctactgttttcctgttttcaatttcattgatttctgctctaatttttattatttttcttttgcttgctttaGGCTTAAATTGcccttctttctctaattttataaGATGAAAGCTTAGATTGATTTctgatctttcctcttttccagtaTATGCACTAGTGCTATAAACTTCCTCCTAAGCACAGTCTTCACTGCACCCTACACTTTTGATaacttgtattttcactttcgtgtagttcaaaatattttaaaatttctcttgagatttcttctttgatccatgttATTCAGTAGCAGATTGTTTAATAATATCCAGGACTTTCCCAACTATCTGTTATTGGcctctaatttaattccattgtgttttgagaacatactttgtatttctattcttttaaaaatctgttcaggTGTGTTTTATAGCCTGGAATGTGGACTATCATGAATGTTCCATATAAACTTGAGAAGAATGCGTATTCTGCTATTTGTTGGatgaagtattctataaatgCCAATTAGATCAAGCTGATTGCTGGTGATGTTCaactatatccttactgatttttctgCCTGTTTGACTTATAATTACTGAAAGagaggtgttgaagtctccaactataacagtgtatttgtttatttctccttggAGTTCTACTGGTTTTTGCCTCACATGTTTTGACACTCTATTGTTAAGGGCATATATATTAaagattattatgtcttcttggataatggactcctttattattatttaacaatcttctttatccaataatgtttcttgttctgaagtctgctttatctgaaattaatatagctattccagctttcctttgattgtgtgaacatggtatgtctttctctatccctttatTGTTAAACTATCTTTggctttatatttaaagtggggttctcgaggcacctgggtggctcagctggttgagcgtctgactttggcttaggtcatgatctcacagttcacaggtatgagccccacgttgggctttgcgctgatagcactgagcctgcttcggattctctgtctctctctttctctgcccctccctgcttgtgttctctctcaaaaatgaataaacattaaaaaaattaataaaaaataaagtggggtcCTCTTAGACAACATATAAttaggtcttggttttttatgttttgttttattttgttttttgtctacTCTGACAGTTCCAGTCTCttaattagaatatatttaggccattcacatttaaagtcaTCATTGATATAATTGGCATAATATCTACTATGCTTATAACTATTTTCTAGTTGTTgtacttgttctttcttttctttctttccctctttttctgccttcttttgcttTGAGCATTTTAcatgattctattttctctcctttcttagcctaccaattatacttctttttaaaaaaaaaattaagtcatttcCCTAGAGtctgtaatatatatttacaactatTTTAAGTCCCCTCTCAAATACTACTATGCCAGTTCAAGagtaatacatgtaacatataaaGGACCCATAGCcctcacaaaaatagacacagaaatcttcaacaaaatattaccaaatattCAACCCAAAATTACATAAAAAGTGTTAAACACCAAAACCCAGTGGGGTTTATTCAGGCATGCAGGCCTACTTCAATATTCAaatatcaattaatataatcTACCATAGTAAtgaactaaagaagaaaaaaaatcacatgaccaTATTGACTcatgcagaaaaatcattagaCAAAAGCCAATGCCAttattataaaaactctcaacaaactaggaatagagggtaACTTTGAACTTGATATAGAGCATCTACagaaaacctacagctaacatcatatttactGGTGAAAGATAAGATCAAGAATAAGGCAAAGGTAACTGCTTTCATTACCTTTATGCAACGTGGTGCTGGAAGTTCTAACTAgcaaaataagacaagaaaaggaaattaaggtattacagatgggagaaaatattttcaaatcatacaCGTTACAAAGGACTTGActctagaatatataaacaactctcaaaactcaacagtaacaccaacattcttcacagagttagagcaaacaattctaaaatttggatggaaccagaaaggatcccaaatagccaaagtaacattgaaagagaaaaccaaagctgaaggcatcacaattccagacttcaagctgtattacaaagctgtaatcatcaagacagtatggtactggcacaaaaacagacacatagatcaatgggacagaatagagaacccagaaatggacccacaaacatacggccaactaatcttcaacaaagcaggaaagaatatccaatggaaaaaagacagtctgttcagcagatggtgttgggaaaactggacagtgacactgcagaagaatgaacctagacctctttctttctttcttcttttctttctttcttcttttctttccttcttcttttctttctttctttctttctttctttctttctttctttctttctttctttcttccttccttccttccttccttccttccttccttcctttctttctttctttctttctttctttctttctttcgtttttaaattttatttatttgagagagaacacaagcaggggaggagcagagagagagagagagagagagagagagaatcccaagcaggctccgtgctgtcagcgcagagcccgacatggggctcgatcccaggaaccatgagataatgtcctgagttgaaatcaagagttgaatgctcaaccaactgagccacccaggtgcccctagaccactttcttataccatacacaaaataaactcaaaatggatgaaagccctaaacataagacaggaaaccatcaaaatcctaaaggagaaaacaggcaacaaccccTTTGACCTCCATCTCAGTAACTTcctacttgacatgtctccagaggcaatgaaaacaaaagcaaaaatgaactattgggacctcatcaagataaaaggcttctgcaaagtgaaggcaactgtcagcaaaactaaaaggcaaccaatgttGCAATGGGAAATGAtacttgcaagtgacatatcagataaagggttagcatctaAAATCtgtaaggaacttatcaaactcaacacccaaaaaacaaataatccaaatgggcaaaagacatgaacagacacttttccaaagaagacatccaaaagGCTaccaaacacatgaaaatatgctccccatcactcatcatcagggaaataaaaatcaaaacgacaatgagacaccacctcacacctgtcagaatggctaaaattaacaactcaggcaacaacagatgttgatgaggatgcagagaaacaggaacccttttgtactgctggtgggaatgcaaactggtgcagccactctggaaaacagtatggaggttcctcaaaaattaaaaatagaactaccctacgacccagcaattgcactactaggtatttatccaaaggatacaaaaatgctgatttgaagcacatgcaccctaatatttatagccgcactatcaacaatagccaaagtatgaaaagagcccaaatgtccatcaactgatgaatggataaagaagatgtatcaATATACATTATAGAATATTACTATATTACATTATAAATCTTACTCagcgataaaaaaaaaatgaaatcttgccatttgcaacaacatgcatggaacgagtgtattaggctaagtgaaataagtttgtcagagaaagacaaatatcatgtgatttcactcatatgtggaatttaagaaacaaaacagatgaacataggggaagggaaggaaaaataagataaaaacagaaagggagacaaatgATAAGAGATTCTAAAATATACAGAACAGACTCAaagttgctggtggggtgttgggtggggggataggctaaacaagcgatgggcattaaggagggtgcttgctgggatgagcactgggtgttatatgtaagtgatgaatcactaaattcctgaaatcattattacgctgtatgttaactaacttggatttaagtaataattaattaattaatttaaaaaaactcagcagtagacaaacaatccaattagaaaatggacaaaaaccAGATGTTTTATCAAAGAGAATACAGAAATGGCaaataacacaataaaatatgTTCAGCATCAATagccatgagggaaatgcaagttaaaaccatgATGAGGTATCACTACACACTTAtgagaatcattttaaaaaatagtgaccatagtggggcgcctgggtggcacagtcagttaagcatccaactcttggtctcggctcaggtcgtgatctcacagtttgtgcgttccagccccacattgggctctgtgctcatggcgtgcagcctgcctgggattctgtctctccttctctctgcccctcccctgcttgtgccctctgtcttctctcaaaatacataaataaactttaaaaagttttaataaataaaaataaaaaataggaaccATACCAAAAGCAGATCAGGATGCAGAAAAAACTGATCATTCATAcgttgctggtgagaatgtaaaataatatagtcactctggaaaatagtttgtgtcttcttagaaaactaaacagACACTAGCAATCGCACTCCTTATGGAGAAATGAAAACGatgtccatacaaaaacccatacatgaatgttcacagcagctttacttGTAATAGCTCTAAATTAGAAACAACTCGAATGTTCTTCAGTAagggaatggttaaataaactgtggtacattctaTACTCTGgaataaaactcaacaacaaaaaacccaaactattgatacatgcaataaCTGAGTGGATGTTGAGGGCATTcttctgagtgaaaaaaaaacgCCAAACTTGAGCCTGAGCAGGCAGAGGAGCCAGGAGTAGTGGGGTGgacagaagggagaggggagagcgaGTGTCCTTCACAGCTTCCCTCTCAAGCCACCTCCAGGTTTCTGGCCTGGGTCACAGCATGTTAACCTCCCCCCTTCGCCCTAATAATAAAGGACGTTGACATGCACGAAGTTGTTCTGCAGCCTAGGCTTGGTCCATCACCCCTAAAAGGCAGAGCTAAGCACCCTCTACGCACGTGTCTCCGCCCTAGAGGCGGTGTATTGGAGAGTGGTTCTCACACTCGGCTGGGTATCAGACCGGCCGGCTGAATGGGGTGGTGCCCGGGGAAGCTGTGTTCCACAGGCTCTTCCAATTCCTGATGTGGCCAGCTAGGCAGATCCTTCAGAGCAGCCCTCATCTCTCCCTGCTCTTCACCACAGCCCTTCCCTGTCCTCATCTCCTGCCGCCACTagtctccccttctctcacctCCTTCGGGCCCTTGCTCACATCTCATCTGGTCAGTGAATGCTTCCCGTTCCATCCATTTTAATATGGCAAACATTCTGCCTTTGCTCTCCCACTGCCCTCTGCCCTGTTTACTTTTCTTCCCACACTTATTTCCCTCTGACAGGACAGTGGTGTGCTGGAACTGACTCATAAGAGCTTGCAAAAGCCTATTACACTCTTACAAGCTCTGCTGGCTGGTTGTTACGCCTAGCCatcattaaaaatcaaattacacaaacttaattaaattaatgatattaaaaacaaaggcaaaaaatgcTCAAACTCATCACTTCGTAATTGTTTGCTACCTTTTGCTATTTATTATCTATGTTCTTGAGAGTCTTCACTGTTGTggaaatatataatcatatgcAACTATGCATTTCCATTCAATTCTCTATTCAGTGACATCTCATTGGTAGCTTGAATTCAGCCCTGGTAGGAGTATTCACACCCAAACATAGGTACGTTATAAATCAGGTTTATTATTTTGTCGATTGTCTGCACCAGGGGTTGATCATGGCCCAAATCCAGCCCAactacttttgtaaataaagttttattgcaacaCAGCCATGCCTACTCATTTGCATactatctgtggctgctttcacccTACAATAGCAGAGCTGAGCAGGTACAATtatatggcctgcaaagcttgACCTGTTTACTATCTTGCCCTTTACAGAAGAAACTTGCCCACCCATGGTCTAGCCTTAACATCTAACGGAGGAGATGTTAATAATGCAATTAAATGTAAACACATATGTCCTGTCTCTAGCTACTACATTGTAAAcagcacacacaccaaaaaaaattgagaaaacataCTGCCGGTATTTGAAAACTGATCCAATACAGCAAATAAGTCGATATGTCATTGGTGAATAAGTGAAAttccaacattttattctttcacttttttactttcttcctcctgaaaatgtcaacatttatgTTGGAGCTACATTTGTTCATCCATAACAACCATAGATTGGCTATGGATAGGAGTTAGGCAAGACCCAGGAAAAGCATACTGTTAAGAATGAACTGGCTCTTTGGAATTTACAATAAAGAGTATtgtagaattttattattttatatttgtatcgGTAAAActtataatacacacacataggtaaacacatttttctttacaaGCACGCGTACTGTTTTGTTTCCCCTCCAGCAGAACGTAAACTCCTTGAGAGGAAGAATGTTCTTTTATCCCAGTGCTTAGAACAACACCTGACATGTAGCACGTGCACAGTCAACATAGGACGGGAGAGAACAGATGAGCATAGTTGGGAACCCCTGGTTTCATGCATTGACTGTCAGACCTTCAATTTCCAGCTCCACCATTATCCACATGTGTGGCCTTGAGTAAATTATTTAACCCCTTTGAGACCtggcttctttatttaaaaagaggagaCAATTCTCTTACCTCACAGGGAGGTAAGAGAACGCCTCTACCTGGCACCTACTAGGGTTTTCCACAAATGGGAGTTTCCTcctcaccctccacccctgccacACACATACTCCTTGGAGACTCAGCTCTGCTGCTGTCACAAATTTCAGTGATGTCACAGCCCCCCTCCCTGGAAGCTCCAGCACAGCCCTCCTGACAGCCAGCCTGAGTGCTGGCCGAACTGAGAGGGGCAGGGTGCAGGTGGTGCCTGATTCCAGTCTTGCCCCAGATATCTGTCTTTGAGGCCTCACGGCCCCAGTATGAGTCCATCAGCAAGGAAAAGGCCCAAGGATAGAATGGTTTCCAAGGTTGGACTTGGGAACGGACATGGAGGGGGTCCAGCCACACCCAGAGCAGGGGCCATCCAgcctgggggaaagggagaggtgaAGGGTGAAGAGAGATCAGGAGAGTTAGAATGGGCTCCCCATTTCTGCCCCAAACCAAGACAAAAATCCCAGGCTAAGATTGGTCAAACCACGCTCAGCCAAATGGAACGGCATAATGGAGGTGTTCAGGGGGATTCCTCCTATATTAgcgctctctctgtgtctctccgtctctctgtgtctctctctcagctaCAAGATGAAGAACCACAGGACAAGATACCGCAACCTGTCAGCAAAGCAATTAGGCGGAACCGACTTAAGATGGTGAGATGCCCCATTTTGGTCCCTCCTGGTTGCCAGGCTTCTAGTGACCCAGAAGTCACCAGGCCCAGCCCTGACCTGAGTTGAGCCAAAGTCTAGGTGGGTTGTGAGAGACTACAGAAAGCTGAagcttctcttttccttgtttcttgaccCCGGCAGGTATTAAAAAACTTGTCGCTCTTGAAGCTGCTCAAGAGCTCAAACCCCCGGATCCAAGAACTGCATAACTTGGCCAAAAGGTGTTGGAATTCGTTGCTCAGAGTTCCGAAGATCCTTGGGATCTCCACCAGGTGAGCTTGGCCCACCATGCCCCCACCACAGACCCTACAGCTATCTTTACTAGGAATAGGCACAATCTATATATGctaagaaattaaggaaacctAATTTTTACAAAGGCTCTGTGAGAAAGGTatttattagccccattttactgatggggaGCTGAGGCTCAAGAGATAAAGCGACTTGTCCCAGCTACCtgagctggtaagtggcagagctaggatctGAAGCCATTCCTGTGTGATATCAGAGCTGTGGTCCTAATCATGGTCACAATCATCCAATTATGGGACTAACCACCAGCCAGGGCACCACCCGAGCAAGAGGGGCCGCTCATCCTCCTCACCCTCAAGTCCACACAATGCAGAGATTCACCTGCAGACCAGTCACCTTACTAAGGCTTGGCTTCCTCATAAATCACACCAGAATATTAAGAAAGTTGACATTAGGCACCTGCTAAGTGCCAGGTATATGCTAAGCACTTCACAAGCATTTCCCAGTTACATAATTCTTCACAATTAGGTAGATAGAATtatcccagttttacagatgagaaaactaaggctcttAGAGGTTGAATTTCTTTCCCCAAACGCACAGATGGTAAGAGGCAGAAGCGAATTTGAACGCCAGTTTGTCAACCTTGAAAACCTTTGCTTGCAAAGCCACTCGGCCACTTCGCTGCCCCCTACTTTGGGGAACTGGTGTGAGAGAGTCCTGGGCCTGGCGTGGAGCAGGCATTCCAGTCACAATGGTGGCCGTTAACAGTACTGTCATTCTCTTGAGGCTGAGTCCTCACTGATTCACACACTGAGCTAGGACAGTGCCACCACTGTGCAGAGAACCCAATGGTTCTCTACAGAGAACAGACACCCTTGGGGAAGGTCTCCTGCCAGCACTGAATACCTCTGGTTAACaccccctctctgggctcctcaCTCTGAGCTGGCCTCCTAGATGCTGGCAATCAGGAAACACTGAGCTAGTAAGGTCAGGCCTATCTCATCCCACAGTTTCCCAACCTGTTCAAAGCAGCACAACCTCTCTTCAAGTATCTGTCCTCAAGCCCCAGCTGTGTTGTTGGGTGGAAAGGTATCCtgccctcaccctgcccctctcAGAGCGGAGAGGGCATTTGAGATACCTCCCCAGAACCTTAAGGTTTCTTGGAACACAATTTGAAAACACTGGACTAGTTCACCCCTTCACCTGAAATCCAGAAAGGAAGAACCCTGGCCAGCAGCCCATGCAGACAACATACAGTCCTAGGGGTCCTAGCAACCTCTCCTGGCCCTTCGCCCATCCTTATCCCATCCTGTGCCTCCAGGCACATCCCCTGGTGGTGAAGCTTCTCTTCTGGTCCTCTCTAGCTTTCCCCCCTGAGCTGGCCGCATAGCAACTCTCTCAGGGCTGGAGGGTCAGGGCCTTGGTCCTGCTCTGCTGACtgtcttccctccccctgccaggagCAGTAATGTCTGCGATAGAGTGGAACAAGATAATGAAGAGCTCCAAGAGGCTGGGTGCCCCGAGAAGACACTGGAATCCAAGAAATTACAGTCCACAGGGGAGCTcaagcaggggttgggggagaggaacAAGGCACAGGAATCACCTGCAGCAGTGCTCCAGGGCAAAGAGCAGATGAAGCCTGAGCTCCCACAGACATCGAAGGATCATGGCCTAACCGCTTTCCCTGGAGCCCAGGGAAGGCAATCACCTAAAGGAAAACCCCGCGTCATCTTCCTGAAGACCTACCAGCACAAAACTCCCATGGGGGACAAGCAGCAGCTGGAGGCAGCTGACCAGTGGATCTGGTTTGAGGGGTTGCCCACCCGAATCCACCTCCCCGGGCCTCGGGTGATGTGCAGGTCGTCCACCCTGCGCTGGGTCAAGCGCTGCTGCACGCGCTTCTGCTCTGCGTCACTCGAGCTGCCCATGTGCCATCCGTACAGAGTGTGACGACACCACTGCCAGGCCGGGGTGAGACCTGGGCCCAAGGGAGGCCTGGAGATGGGTCCCGGAGTCAGGGGCTCATGATCCAGACTCTTGGGGACTGTGGCTAGCAGTGCTGGGGGGGCTCCTCCTGCATGCCCAGAGAGTTGGGGGGAAGCCATTGACCAAGGCCACATGGCAGGGAGATGACTAGGCTGGGGCCTCTCAAGATCCAAGCAGGGGTTCTGGGGAGGGGCACTGGAAGGTGAGTTCTAAGGTGGGTCATCTCACTGCCTGGAGGCCTCAGGAGGGTCCACAACTGCTATGGCTCAGAATCTCAGTCAGGAGTCTGAGTAAGGGACTTCAGGGATTTCCaaagggggggaagggagggcagtcAAGTAGATCTCTGCTGTATCCTTTCCCCTTAGACCAAACTATCACCCACATTTGTTGCATTTATTCATGCCTCAAATAAGATTGACTCTGAACAAAAAGTTCCttagtgaaaagaaagaaagaaagaaagaaagaaagaaagaaagaaagaaagaaagaaagagaaagaacagaaaagaaaaagaaaaaatacttcacCAGTTGAGGTCCCAAGAGAGGAAGGGCGGATGGGCTTGGGGATCCAGCTGAAAGGGAGGCTTCCCCTTCACAAAACCCCCATCCCCAACCTGCTGGACTTGGGGCGCCCTGGTCCCTGAGCCCGCTCCCGGGGCGGCAGCTCCCCCTAGCGGCCGTCTTGGCTCCTAACACCAAGGTCTCTGCTCACAGgtggtgtgaccttggacaggagCCAGAGGTGTGACAACGGAGACGGCAGACGGCAGACGGCGCAATCATCTGAGCGGGAGGGATGGGCGGGAAAATTCACGAGTGTACAAATAAAATCTCCCATAGGGACTGAAGAATATTACCGCCAGTTCTTCCTGTTTGGGGCTGGAAAGGATGGAGGAAAGAGGCCCTCGGCggaggtggggaggaaaaagTGTGCATCACGATTTTACGTTTCTTCCACTCCATTCCCAGGTCCCTATGGTCAGTCTAGAACGTGGCACCCAGAAGCCAGCGAGctacacccctccccacctctgtgaGCTGGCCTCTCGAAGGATGCATTCTATGAAGTCACAGAAAGGGAACATCTGTCAGGTGCTTTCTGGGTGACCGGTACCTCACAATGGCcctgcaagccaaggagatgAGGAGACCGTGACGCCGAAACAGAAGGTGATTTGGCCAGGCTCGCACGACTAGGGGGTGGCAGGGCCAGAACTCTAATCTAGAAGTGCTGGCTGCTCCCCATTCCACCTTCcgaagaaaggaaaaggcacaAGGGAGCATCCAGCCCGTATTCACGCGGATTGCGGCCCGGTTATTGCAGCATCGGCTGTCAACAAACCGGCAGCAGCTGAGCCTCTAAGTGTGCCCAGCCTGGGTCAAGGAAAGCACCCAGTCAGGCCCCGAGTCAGTACTTCCCTACAGCTCCCAGGTGACACGGCACGCCCACCCTCCAATCCCAAGCCCGGTCGCCCCCTGTCTGCAGAAGCCATAGCCCTGAACACGCAGTTGGGGAGAGGAAAAACCAGGGAGCCGAGGTTTCTGGGGATCTTCCCCTAGAGGCGGGCTGCGCGGTGTGGCACCCTCAAGAAAGCAGCGCAGCGATCGAGGGGCGCAGAGCCCTTCCGGGAGGGACCCAGACAGTGGTGGAGAGGCCTAGATgcggaggaagggcaggagggccTCCCCGGGACACGCCTGCACCCTCCTAGGCCCCAGCGCTCCACTCCGTGACTGCGCCCAGCGGGCCTGCACGGGCCTGCACAGGCACAGAACGACCCCGTAGCCCTGAGCAGCGCGGCCACGGCCAGCCTGAGCCTGCGGGTGTGGGGCTGCTCGGTGCCGCCCCGCTCGGCTCTCCGCGAGCCGGCGCCTGGGCGCCACGATCCCCACTCCCGCCTCCCCTACCTCTACAGCGCCACTCCCCGTGCCGCCTCCACCCCGCAGCCTCCACTccaagctctctctctgcccggctTGCACGCCGGCCCACTTCCTGCGTCGTCGCCATTTTGGTTCTTTTGCTGGACATCCTCAATCCCATCAGTCTTCAAAAATCACCCCTACTCGATCTTTCCCCCCCCAAGCCCCTTCCATTTCATCAACCTTCGCCTGAAGGTTTGTCCCAACCGCTGTCAGCAAGCAATCAGGGCAGCGCGCTCCCAACCAAAACACACCGTGTTGGGGACCCCCTGCACTCGTCCTCATGGGAGCCCGCCCAGGGGACCCCAAGTGGGTAAGGTGTGAGCCTGAGCAAGACTGGCAGCTACCGCTTTGCCGCATAGACAGTCAGAGTTGGGTCCAGGGTCAGCGTCAGCTGATGGACTGTGTCTGTGTCCATCTGAGGCTGCAGATCTGTCATGTCCAGGGCACCTCTGGGcgctgggcgggggtggggggtggggggtggggtggcagggaggcAAGGATGCAGGCACTTGGGCCTCAGGCAACGTGCCTCCCACAATCCCACAGCTGGGTTGTCCCCTTACCACCTTCCCTGTGCTTGACCACTCCAATCTGAGGCTTCTCTTCTGGGCTCAGTTAGATCTTGCTTTTTGGGGGCAGGAGGCTGCAACAGATCTCAGAGATCACAAACCACTCCAGAAATGAATCCCTACCAGTTAACTGTGGGAAAAATTAAAGTGTTGGACCTCTCTGAGccaatttcatctttttataaaatagggacagatatggggcgcctgggtggctcagccagttgagcgtccgactttggctcaggtcatgatctcacggttcatgggttccagcctcacatggggctctgtgctgacggctcagagcctggagcctgcttcggattctgtctccctccccttctctctgcccctcccctgctcatgctctgtctctctgcctctcaaaaataaagaaacgtaataagaaaaattttttaaatagggatTGATACTAATATCCATTCCAGAGGGCTATGTGCAAATCAGGCTTGATGCAGGTAAAGCCAGTTTGTAGGGTGTTGaacaaatgtcctttttttcctgccttcttcctggaCCTGTGCAATAATAAAGCCCCTTGCTTCCCACTCGAGCACTTACCTAACTGCTCACCTTTAAGGGAATTAGCTGCTTGTTAAAAAGCCAATCTTAGGTTCACGTTCACGACATTTTGATATAATGCCACCTGGATTCCAGAGactgtccctctcctactctgAACCACCTGCCACTAAACATGATTGGAATGTGCAGAGGATGAGGCTGTTGAGGCAGACAGACCTAGcttctcaccagctgtgtgatgcTAGGGAAAGTAGTTTACTCCTAATCCTCAgtttgtctgcaaaatggggaaataatGGTGCCTCGCGCATTGGATTAAGTGAGAATAAGTCACTCTGCAGTGCATGGCACATAGGAGTGCAGTACTCGGTAGGTATACCCTGATCACAGGCAAGCCTACCTCCCCATCTAACAGCTGAAAACACTGAGGCTTGGAAGAAAGGTGTCTCCTCCATaaaaggaggagggatggggcagTGGCCCAGTAACTGCTTAGATTTCTGGATGCCAGCCACTGGTTAAATGCTTTGCAcatatctcattgaatcctcacaacacAGAGAGGTGTATCTTATCCTCATTTTAGAAACAAGGAAAACTacgctggggtgggggcgggggtgggtgggagttAAACAGCTTTTCCAAGGCCTCACGGCTAGTAACGCAACCCAAGACTTCACCCCG
Encoded proteins:
- the TP53TG5 gene encoding TP53-target gene 5 protein; this encodes MSPSARKRPKDRMVSKLQDEEPQDKIPQPVSKAIRRNRLKMVLKNLSLLKLLKSSNPRIQELHNLAKRCWNSLLRVPKILGISTRSSNVCDRVEQDNEELQEAGCPEKTLESKKLQSTGELKQGLGERNKAQESPAAVLQGKEQMKPELPQTSKDHGLTAFPGAQGRQSPKGKPRVIFLKTYQHKTPMGDKQQLEAADQWIWFEGLPTRIHLPGPRVMCRSSTLRWVKRCCTRFCSASLELPMCHPYRV